Proteins encoded together in one Rana temporaria chromosome 6, aRanTem1.1, whole genome shotgun sequence window:
- the LOC120944052 gene encoding trichohyalin-like isoform X3, whose protein sequence is MKLLIFSLLLVAVTTRSIPDGPKKHLKCPVFTKKNSTAVRQENKSVRNCSACAQPACTSDADCQDNKICCEICCGFRCVTGISESAQGPNDVKQETHHRNGDNKLRHKRDVKDGETKNSSPEDGQSSEEDKQSSEEDGVKQGKSRGKRDVNEKDEQRSGDDGERGHKIAEGQRRENRGERGRNITEEKRREIHNEKDRIIAEGKRRGNNGERGRNITEEKKKENHGERSGITAEGKRRGEKDHKIAEENRQAEHEKKGHQTAKDKQQEKQDDKGLATAAEKSQQEHAGNVIREKRHARSGNHGEKLGHKEGERKGQEPGERVGQNVGERNKSNNPSYNQGKNADNEVREKREVRPQTGNHVSRHPRDLLGYIKRENSSPSDNQGENVHNVVSEKSHAKSPSPRQKLNHKVRESTGQEPGERKSQLKHNRHHLCNETCKHGSNGTQRHERKWTKGRRHDNTTCEHNGTCTHNRTMEHKHEKNWERRGECKHGENCTRTECKSGRISDNKEFKRENTESKEEIEKNKKTHTARIKRHEHNCTKGRHHDNTTGEHNGTSTHRHNRTMEHKEKGKHGGNRTREFKSGRISDNKELEIENKQLKEEIEENKKTHTARIKRHEHNCTRGRHHDNTTGEHNGTSTHRHNRTMEHKGKGKHGGNRTREFKSGRISDNKELERENKALKEEIEENKKTHTARVKRHDKQKKKNSQRRQKHESEEDKSSEEVKSKEIRNNKKGNRNDSGGSSSHESESSEEQSSVQQTSVESNDTPTGSSNKQLSTPPQVQQIQTSEQAVENSEQKSAQTFNLQRGEAQDQQPVPAIAQPSATVPLPKNEQLLTVDN, encoded by the exons AATCTGCACAAGGACCTAATGATGTAAAGCAGGAAACACATCACAGGAATGGCGATAACAAATTAAGACACAAAAGAGATGTCAAAGATGGTGAAACAAAAAATAGTAGCCCTGAAGATGGACAAAGCAGCGAAGAAGATAAACAGAGCAGTGAAGAAGATGGGGTCAAACAGGGCAAATCAAGAGGAAAGAGAGATGTCAATGAAAAGGATGAACAGAGAAGTGGAGATGATGGTGAAAGAGGTCACAAAATAGCAGAGGGACAGAGAAGAGAAAATCGTGGGGAAAGAGGTCGCAATATAacggaggaaaagagaagagaaatTCATAATGAAAAAGATCGCATTATagcagaggggaagagaagaggaaataaTGGTGAAAGAGGTCGCAATATAacggaggaaaagaaaaaagaaaatcatgGTGAAAGAAGTGGCATTACagcagaggggaagagaagaggtGAAAAGGATCATAAGATAGCAGAAGAGAATAGACAGGCTGAACATGAAAAAAAGGGTCACCAAACAGCAAAAGATAAGCAACAAGAGAAACAGGATGACAAGGGACTGGCCACAGCAGCAGAGAAGAGTCAACAAGAGCATGCAGGCAATGTAATTAGAGAGAAAAGACATGCCAGATCTGGTAATCATGGGGAAAAGCTAG GCCAtaaagaaggagagagaaaaggaCAGGAACCAGGAGAAAGGGTAGGTCAAAATGTGGGTGAGAGAAATAAATCTAACAACCCAAGTTACAATCAAGGGAAAAATGCAGATAATGAAgttagagagaaaagagaagtcaGACCTCAAACTGGTAATCACGTCAGCAGACACCCAAGAGATTTACTTGGCTATATAAAAAGAGAAAATTCCAGCCCAAGTGACAATCAGGGGGAAAATGTACACAATGTAGTTAGTGAGAAAAGCCATGCTAAATCTCCTAGTCCGAGACAAAAGCTTAACCATAAAGTAAGAGAGTCAACAGGACAGGAACCTGGGGAAAGGAAAAGTCAGCTAAAACATAACAGGCATCACCTCTGTAATGAAACATGTAAGCATGGAAGTAATGGGACCCagagacatgaacgtaaatggacCAAGGGAAGACGCCATGATAATACTACCTGTGAACATAACGGTACCTGTACACATAACAGGACCATGGAACACAAGCATGAGAAGAATTGGGAACGCAGGGGAGAATGTAAGCATGGAGAAAACTGTACAAGAACAGAATGTAAATCAGGGAGAATATCAGACAACAAGGAATTTAAAAGAGAAAATACAGAATCAAAAGAAGAAATagagaagaataaaaaaacacatacagctAGGATAAAGAGACACGAACATAATTGTACCAAGGGAAGACACCATGATAATACTACCGGTGAACATAATGgtaccagtacacataggcataACAGGaccatggaacacaaggaaaaagGTAAGCATGGAGGAAACCGTACAAGAGAATTTAAATCAGGGAGAATATCAGACAACAAGGAACTGGAAATAGAAAACAAACAATTAAAAGAAGAAATagaggagaataaaaaaacacatacagctAGGATAAAGAGACACGAACATAATTGTACCAGGGGAAGACACCATGATAATACTACCGGTGAACATAATGgtaccagtacacataggcataACAGGACCATGGAACACAAGGGAAAAGGTAAGCATGGAGGAAACCGTACAAGAGAATTTAAATCAGggagaatttcagacaacaaggAACTGGAAAGAGAAAACAAAGCATTAAAAGAAGAAATagaggagaataaaaaaacacatacagctAGGGTAAAGAGACatgataaacagaaaaaaaagaattcacaaaggagacaaaaacacgAATCCGAAGAAGATAAATCCAGTGAGGAAGTTAAAAGTAAAGAaatcagaaataataaaaaaggaaacaGAAATGATTCAGGAGGGAGCTCTTCTCATGAATCAGAGTCAAGTGAAGAACAGTCATCAGTTCAGCAGACATCAGTGGAGAGCAATGACACCCCAACAGGCTCTTCAAATAAACAGCTATCAACCCCACCTCAAGTGCAACAAATTCAAACATCTGAACAGGCAGTTGAAAACAGTGAACAGAAATCAGCTCAAACATTTAACCTACAACGGGGAGAAGCACAAGACCAGCAACCAGTTCCAGCAATTGCACAGCCATCAGCTACAGTGCCACTTCCAAAAAATGAGCAACTATTAACTGTGGACAATTAA
- the LOC120944052 gene encoding sarcoplasmic reticulum histidine-rich calcium-binding protein-like isoform X1, which produces MKLLIFSLLLVAVTTRSIPDGPKKHLKCPVFTKKNSTAVRQENKSVRNCSACAQPACTSDADCQDNKICCEICCGFRCVTGISESAQGPNDVKQETHHRNGDNKLRHKRDVKDGETKNSSPEDGQSSEEDKQSSEEDGVKQGKSRGKRDVNEKDEQRSGDDGERGHKIAEGQRRENRGERGRNITEEKRREIHNEKDRIIAEGKRRGNNGERGRNITEEKKKENHGERSGITAEGKRRGEKDHKIAEENRQAEHEKKGHQTAKDKQQEKQDDKGLATAAEKSQQEHAGNVIREKRHARSGNHGEKLGHKEGERKGQSSEEDGVKQGKSREKRDVNEKDEQKSEDDGERGHKIAEGKRRENRGERGRNITEEKRREIHNEKYRIIAEGKRRGNNGERGRNITEGKTKENHGERSGITAEGKRRGEKDHKIAEENRQAEHEKKGHQTAKENQQEKQDDNGLATAAEKSQQENVGNVVREKRHTGSGNHEEKQGHKEGERKGQEPGERVGQNVGERNKSNNPSYNQGKNADNEVREKREVRPQTGNHVSRHPRDLLGYIKRENSSPSDNQGENVHNVVSEKSHAKSPSPRQKLNHKVRESTGQEPGERKSQLKHNRHHLCNETCKHGSNGTQRHERKWTKGRRHDNTTCEHNGTCTHNRTMEHKHEKNWERRGECKHGENCTRTECKSGRISDNKEFKRENTESKEEIEKNKKTHTARIKRHEHNCTKGRHHDNTTGEHNGTSTHRHNRTMEHKEKGKHGGNRTREFKSGRISDNKELEIENKQLKEEIEENKKTHTARIKRHEHNCTRGRHHDNTTGEHNGTSTHRHNRTMEHKGKGKHGGNRTREFKSGRISDNKELERENKALKEEIEENKKTHTARVKRHDKQKKKNSQRRQKHESEEDKSSEEVKSKEIRNNKKGNRNDSGGSSSHESESSEEQSSVQQTSVESNDTPTGSSNKQLSTPPQVQQIQTSEQAVENSEQKSAQTFNLQRGEAQDQQPVPAIAQPSATVPLPKNEQLLTVDN; this is translated from the coding sequence AATCTGCACAAGGACCTAATGATGTAAAGCAGGAAACACATCACAGGAATGGCGATAACAAATTAAGACACAAAAGAGATGTCAAAGATGGTGAAACAAAAAATAGTAGCCCTGAAGATGGACAAAGCAGCGAAGAAGATAAACAGAGCAGTGAAGAAGATGGGGTCAAACAGGGCAAATCAAGAGGAAAGAGAGATGTCAATGAAAAGGATGAACAGAGAAGTGGAGATGATGGTGAAAGAGGTCACAAAATAGCAGAGGGACAGAGAAGAGAAAATCGTGGGGAAAGAGGTCGCAATATAacggaggaaaagagaagagaaatTCATAATGAAAAAGATCGCATTATagcagaggggaagagaagaggaaataaTGGTGAAAGAGGTCGCAATATAacggaggaaaagaaaaaagaaaatcatgGTGAAAGAAGTGGCATTACagcagaggggaagagaagaggtGAAAAGGATCATAAGATAGCAGAAGAGAATAGACAGGCTGAACATGAAAAAAAGGGTCACCAAACAGCAAAAGATAAGCAACAAGAGAAACAGGATGACAAGGGACTGGCCACAGCAGCAGAGAAGAGTCAACAAGAGCATGCAGGCAATGTAATTAGAGAGAAAAGACATGCCAGATCTGGTAATCATGGGGAAAAGCTAGGCCAtaaagaaggagagagaaaaggaCAGAGCAGTGAAGAAGATGGGGTCAAACAGGGCAAATCAAGAGAAAAGAGAGATGTCAATGAAAAGGATGAACAGAAAAGTGAAGATGATGGTGAAAGAGGTCACAAAATAGCAgagggaaagagaagagaaaatcGTGGGGAAAGAGGTCGCAATATAacggaggaaaagagaagagaaatTCATAATGAAAAATATCGCATTATagcagaggggaagagaagaggaaataaTGGTGAAAGAGGTCGCAATATAACGGAGGGAAAGACAAAAGAAAATCATGGTGAAAGAAGTGGCATTACagcagaggggaagagaagaggtGAAAAGGATCATAAGATAGCAGAAGAGAATAGACAGGCTGAACATGAAAAAAAGGGTCACCAAACAGCAAAAGAAAACCAACAGGAGAAACAGGATGACAATGGACTGGCCACAGCAGCAGAGAAGAGTCAACAAGAGAATGTAGGCAATGTAGTTAGAGAGAAAAGACATACCGGATCTGGTAATCATGAAGAAAAGCAAGGCCAtaaagaaggagagagaaaaggaCAGGAACCAGGAGAAAGGGTAGGTCAAAATGTGGGTGAGAGAAATAAATCTAACAACCCAAGTTACAATCAAGGGAAAAATGCAGATAATGAAgttagagagaaaagagaagtcaGACCTCAAACTGGTAATCACGTCAGCAGACACCCAAGAGATTTACTTGGCTATATAAAAAGAGAAAATTCCAGCCCAAGTGACAATCAGGGGGAAAATGTACACAATGTAGTTAGTGAGAAAAGCCATGCTAAATCTCCTAGTCCGAGACAAAAGCTTAACCATAAAGTAAGAGAGTCAACAGGACAGGAACCTGGGGAAAGGAAAAGTCAGCTAAAACATAACAGGCATCACCTCTGTAATGAAACATGTAAGCATGGAAGTAATGGGACCCagagacatgaacgtaaatggacCAAGGGAAGACGCCATGATAATACTACCTGTGAACATAACGGTACCTGTACACATAACAGGACCATGGAACACAAGCATGAGAAGAATTGGGAACGCAGGGGAGAATGTAAGCATGGAGAAAACTGTACAAGAACAGAATGTAAATCAGGGAGAATATCAGACAACAAGGAATTTAAAAGAGAAAATACAGAATCAAAAGAAGAAATagagaagaataaaaaaacacatacagctAGGATAAAGAGACACGAACATAATTGTACCAAGGGAAGACACCATGATAATACTACCGGTGAACATAATGgtaccagtacacataggcataACAGGaccatggaacacaaggaaaaagGTAAGCATGGAGGAAACCGTACAAGAGAATTTAAATCAGGGAGAATATCAGACAACAAGGAACTGGAAATAGAAAACAAACAATTAAAAGAAGAAATagaggagaataaaaaaacacatacagctAGGATAAAGAGACACGAACATAATTGTACCAGGGGAAGACACCATGATAATACTACCGGTGAACATAATGgtaccagtacacataggcataACAGGACCATGGAACACAAGGGAAAAGGTAAGCATGGAGGAAACCGTACAAGAGAATTTAAATCAGggagaatttcagacaacaaggAACTGGAAAGAGAAAACAAAGCATTAAAAGAAGAAATagaggagaataaaaaaacacatacagctAGGGTAAAGAGACatgataaacagaaaaaaaagaattcacaaaggagacaaaaacacgAATCCGAAGAAGATAAATCCAGTGAGGAAGTTAAAAGTAAAGAaatcagaaataataaaaaaggaaacaGAAATGATTCAGGAGGGAGCTCTTCTCATGAATCAGAGTCAAGTGAAGAACAGTCATCAGTTCAGCAGACATCAGTGGAGAGCAATGACACCCCAACAGGCTCTTCAAATAAACAGCTATCAACCCCACCTCAAGTGCAACAAATTCAAACATCTGAACAGGCAGTTGAAAACAGTGAACAGAAATCAGCTCAAACATTTAACCTACAACGGGGAGAAGCACAAGACCAGCAACCAGTTCCAGCAATTGCACAGCCATCAGCTACAGTGCCACTTCCAAAAAATGAGCAACTATTAACTGTGGACAATTAA
- the LOC120944052 gene encoding zinc finger CCCH domain-containing protein 13-like isoform X2 yields MKLLIFSLLLVAVTTRSIPDGPKKHLKCPVFTKKNSTAVRQENKSVRNCSACAQPACTSDADCQDNKICCEICCGFRCVTGISESAQGPNDVKQETHHRNGDNKLRHKRDVKDGETKNSSPEDGQSSEEDKQSSEEDGVKQGKSRGKRDVNEKDEQKSEDDGERGHKIAEGKRRENRGERGRNITEEKRREIHNEKYRIIAEGKRRGNNGERGRNITEGKTKENHGERSGITAEGKRRGEKDHKIAEENRQAEHEKKGHQTAKENQQEKQDDNGLATAAEKSQQENVGNVVREKRHTGSGNHEEKQGHKEGERKGQEPGERVGQNVGERNKSNNPSYNQGKNADNEVREKREVRPQTGNHVSRHPRDLLGYIKRENSSPSDNQGENVHNVVSEKSHAKSPSPRQKLNHKVRESTGQEPGERKSQLKHNRHHLCNETCKHGSNGTQRHERKWTKGRRHDNTTCEHNGTCTHNRTMEHKHEKNWERRGECKHGENCTRTECKSGRISDNKEFKRENTESKEEIEKNKKTHTARIKRHEHNCTKGRHHDNTTGEHNGTSTHRHNRTMEHKEKGKHGGNRTREFKSGRISDNKELEIENKQLKEEIEENKKTHTARIKRHEHNCTRGRHHDNTTGEHNGTSTHRHNRTMEHKGKGKHGGNRTREFKSGRISDNKELERENKALKEEIEENKKTHTARVKRHDKQKKKNSQRRQKHESEEDKSSEEVKSKEIRNNKKGNRNDSGGSSSHESESSEEQSSVQQTSVESNDTPTGSSNKQLSTPPQVQQIQTSEQAVENSEQKSAQTFNLQRGEAQDQQPVPAIAQPSATVPLPKNEQLLTVDN; encoded by the exons AATCTGCACAAGGACCTAATGATGTAAAGCAGGAAACACATCACAGGAATGGCGATAACAAATTAAGACACAAAAGAGATGTCAAAGATGGTGAAACAAAAAATAGTAGCCCTGAAGATGGACAAAGCAGCGAAGAAGATAAACAGAGCAGTGAAGAAGATGGGGTCAAACAGGGCAAATCAAGAGGAAAGAGAG ATGTCAATGAAAAGGATGAACAGAAAAGTGAAGATGATGGTGAAAGAGGTCACAAAATAGCAgagggaaagagaagagaaaatcGTGGGGAAAGAGGTCGCAATATAacggaggaaaagagaagagaaatTCATAATGAAAAATATCGCATTATagcagaggggaagagaagaggaaataaTGGTGAAAGAGGTCGCAATATAACGGAGGGAAAGACAAAAGAAAATCATGGTGAAAGAAGTGGCATTACagcagaggggaagagaagaggtGAAAAGGATCATAAGATAGCAGAAGAGAATAGACAGGCTGAACATGAAAAAAAGGGTCACCAAACAGCAAAAGAAAACCAACAGGAGAAACAGGATGACAATGGACTGGCCACAGCAGCAGAGAAGAGTCAACAAGAGAATGTAGGCAATGTAGTTAGAGAGAAAAGACATACCGGATCTGGTAATCATGAAGAAAAGCAAGGCCAtaaagaaggagagagaaaaggaCAGGAACCAGGAGAAAGGGTAGGTCAAAATGTGGGTGAGAGAAATAAATCTAACAACCCAAGTTACAATCAAGGGAAAAATGCAGATAATGAAgttagagagaaaagagaagtcaGACCTCAAACTGGTAATCACGTCAGCAGACACCCAAGAGATTTACTTGGCTATATAAAAAGAGAAAATTCCAGCCCAAGTGACAATCAGGGGGAAAATGTACACAATGTAGTTAGTGAGAAAAGCCATGCTAAATCTCCTAGTCCGAGACAAAAGCTTAACCATAAAGTAAGAGAGTCAACAGGACAGGAACCTGGGGAAAGGAAAAGTCAGCTAAAACATAACAGGCATCACCTCTGTAATGAAACATGTAAGCATGGAAGTAATGGGACCCagagacatgaacgtaaatggacCAAGGGAAGACGCCATGATAATACTACCTGTGAACATAACGGTACCTGTACACATAACAGGACCATGGAACACAAGCATGAGAAGAATTGGGAACGCAGGGGAGAATGTAAGCATGGAGAAAACTGTACAAGAACAGAATGTAAATCAGGGAGAATATCAGACAACAAGGAATTTAAAAGAGAAAATACAGAATCAAAAGAAGAAATagagaagaataaaaaaacacatacagctAGGATAAAGAGACACGAACATAATTGTACCAAGGGAAGACACCATGATAATACTACCGGTGAACATAATGgtaccagtacacataggcataACAGGaccatggaacacaaggaaaaagGTAAGCATGGAGGAAACCGTACAAGAGAATTTAAATCAGGGAGAATATCAGACAACAAGGAACTGGAAATAGAAAACAAACAATTAAAAGAAGAAATagaggagaataaaaaaacacatacagctAGGATAAAGAGACACGAACATAATTGTACCAGGGGAAGACACCATGATAATACTACCGGTGAACATAATGgtaccagtacacataggcataACAGGACCATGGAACACAAGGGAAAAGGTAAGCATGGAGGAAACCGTACAAGAGAATTTAAATCAGggagaatttcagacaacaaggAACTGGAAAGAGAAAACAAAGCATTAAAAGAAGAAATagaggagaataaaaaaacacatacagctAGGGTAAAGAGACatgataaacagaaaaaaaagaattcacaaaggagacaaaaacacgAATCCGAAGAAGATAAATCCAGTGAGGAAGTTAAAAGTAAAGAaatcagaaataataaaaaaggaaacaGAAATGATTCAGGAGGGAGCTCTTCTCATGAATCAGAGTCAAGTGAAGAACAGTCATCAGTTCAGCAGACATCAGTGGAGAGCAATGACACCCCAACAGGCTCTTCAAATAAACAGCTATCAACCCCACCTCAAGTGCAACAAATTCAAACATCTGAACAGGCAGTTGAAAACAGTGAACAGAAATCAGCTCAAACATTTAACCTACAACGGGGAGAAGCACAAGACCAGCAACCAGTTCCAGCAATTGCACAGCCATCAGCTACAGTGCCACTTCCAAAAAATGAGCAACTATTAACTGTGGACAATTAA